One Coffea eugenioides isolate CCC68of chromosome 2, Ceug_1.0, whole genome shotgun sequence genomic window, gtcgagtgcgataaagtacacactcgcctagaaaactcgttttaacaatcatcgAAAGCACTTAACGCATTaccaatcaataataacaagccaataagtcaaggaatacagcaacaaggaacactcatatgcaagcacgcatgatatgcaagaaaactgttcaaaagtaactttggaaacagtttaaaagtaaataatgcaggaaacggttcataaataactttagaaatagtttgaggtcactcacctccatggctcagaaaccatccatcatataacattgccttgctcaaatccaagccttagttcacaaactcaatgcaaacaagtcctttcaaaattcggacagcacttcctcttatctttctttactttcccagccatcaaggcttcattatttcctcattccaacccaaaggtacacacacaacaacaagttcatccaatatccattcagcaagctccaagtagtactagtacaagtcaagttagggaaaagtccggaaatgaaagttaagatcaaaaccagaaaaataggttttgatgtcattttccggtaatggtaccaaaggcgctacgattgttggatgaaggtgcaagacccaccgtttcgaagctaagagacagggctacaatattacagaaggtcacttaaccccgtttcgagtgtaaccaggtcaaaaatgcaagataccataccagaatcacaaaaacagattcacagaacgcattctagcggaaacatcataaaacaggctatccaattccaaaaccagctgaaagataagaaacagggataaatttcatcagaaggcctcaacaaccaattcggaagcaattccagccaaaacaaccaattacaggcgcaattcttacattcgggtaaaaccagaacagcaatagtaatttcaacttttctcattctacgctactctgattgacctgaaattttgtaggcacctctagaatgtcatttcctacaactttcatgttttaagccaaggccaattcggcctctaactatgacctaaaaattcggacagaatgctccttcaagaaccctagttttctgaaatttcttccaaaccagaaattggttgcaattaatcactttttccacctcctagagtcattatatagcatttccaatcatcatagatagccacacaatcatgcttatattaaaacagaaaatccccaaaaataataaaacctcatcacttcaaccacaaatcaagaaataatccataaaagtgcatcttataccacctccaatcatgaattgaacatcaattaagggaggagagtggttcttcacaacacaccttagccatacaagagatagagcaacaaatcaccttagctttccaaacaactccacaaaacacctcaagaccacttagcaaagagattttatggaatgatttggagttttattggttggatttgaagattgagcaagaaatagaaggaagaaattgagagcttttctttctttcttgagcaagaacattcggccaagaagcttgcaaaatgaagtgatttttgggccaatttgaattaaatggtaaagttatgaatagtagtcaaactcaagacttaatcttatggtgacacttgtcaccttttggttcaaaacttatctttttgtctctccaatacaaatatcttaacacattgtacaataatatcacttaatacaaaattccaacaagttgtcaaaaatttaatgcatttaccgcactagtgggtcccacgttcaaaatacgctcttaatttctcaaaaactaaccgatactagaaaaatcattttaaaactatctttgctcataaactttatctggggaatttttctaataaagaaaatgtagaaaaggcgggcgattaaataaaataaaccctagaaaatgtgaaaatttccgggttctcacactcattcttttcggggcgtcacaatctcccctccttaaaagaatgtcgtcctcgacattccatcttgtaccaatcaagtcaagacatcccgcaaaaatcactaatatttcagaccaaacccacagtccggcatcctaaacttcaagcctaggatacactacagagatctgaagcctaagctccgataccaactgtgacagttatcagggtcacatcacggggtacctatcagcttgccacccgcacgcgggcatcccctacggagagtttcgcttcgtgactcttcacgaacgagaggctcggggcttttccagacgaaggacttaaagtcccaactgtcggcataaggctctgataccaactgtgatagccccacctccccctgaggcgaaccagagggttcggcgggccgtctgcccagctctcgccgggactcagtcgttcactacaatcctcaaatgaattacaagaataaacctcaaatattacaatataaatctccaatatacatcaaattctccaaaaattacatgtcataagcgaagcggaaacgattcccaactatacataaaatgattccaaatccaaattgtacaaaacataggccatctaatcacgtgcacaagtactacaagcccttccttcgccttgagccctgtggaggggaataaaatatttttggggtgagctaaaagctcagcgagtaaccagaaaaatcagtaatcaaatcggtttcacaatagttcatttcaatgatatCATAAAtaaatgatgtcataaatcaaatgataagtccaaaaacaatttcaacatttacaagacattaaatatggagtatcaataattcaagaaacatgtacaatggaaagcgatagtaacattcattaaaaggatacgggctcacatggagctattcgtttgttcgttcgttcccttGACAttcccccttattcctccaatcgtttgaaaatacatttttttgtaagtagaatccctcgttcatccttttgttcgttcatccccttttccggacgttgaccggactccacccatccgaccATTGgtcggactccacccatccggacgtagtcggactacaaggtaatactcgagtataccaaattcacccagggtcaccatatcgcccgaccgagtccgcttctggctcgagtcgatcggtaacgaagggcagtggccagttcagccaaatggcttacattcatgcgcaactagcatttaatcattaatcattgaaaatttcatatttatttaggtcgagtgcgataaagtacacactcgcctagaaaactcgttttaacaatcatcgAAAGCACTTAACGCATTaccaatcaataataacaagccaataagtcaaggaatacaacaacaaggaacactcatatgcaaacacgcatgatatgcaagaaaactgttcaaaagtaactttggaaacagtttaaaagtaaataatgcaggaaacggttcagaaataactttagaaatagtttgaggtcactcacctccatggctcagaaaccatccatcatataacattgccttgctcaaatccaagccttagttcacaaactcaatgcaaacaagtcctttcaaaattcggacagcacttcctcttatctttctttactttcccagccatcaaggcttcattatttcctcattccaacccaaaggtacacacacaacaacaagttcatccaatagccattcagcaagctccaagtagtactagtacaagtcaagttagggaaaagtccggaaatgaaagttaagatcaaaaccagaaaaacaggttttgatgtcattttccggtaatggtaccaaaggcgctacgattgttggatgaaggtgcaagacccaccgtttcgaagctaagagacagggctacaatattacagaaggtcactcaaccccgtttcgagtgtaaccaggtcaaaaatgcaagattccataccagaatcacaaaaacagattcacagaacgcattctagcggaaacatcataaatgaggctatccaagtccaaatccagaaattccaaaaccactGAAGAtttaagaaacagggataaatttcatcagaagacctcaacaacccaattcggaagcaattccaagCCAAAAAACCAATagcaggcgcaattcttacattcgggtaaaaccagaatagcaatagtaatttcaaacttttctcattctacgctacttccgattgacctgaaaattttgcaggcaccttaaaatgtcattccctaaacTTTCATGTTTAAGCAAGCCAATTCATCTAtatataggacctaaaaattcgacAGAATGCCTCCTTCAAGAACccagttttctgaaattttctccaaaaaccagaaaatttggttgcaattaacacctttttccacctcctagattCATTATTATACCATTTTCCAATCAAATCATAAGAACCACACACATCATTGCTTATATTAAACagaaatccccaaaaataaataaaaacctcatcacttcaaccacaaatcaagaaataatccaatAAAAGTGCATCTATACCACCTCCAATCATNNNNNNNNNNNNNNNNNNNNataaaatacacactcgcctagaaagctcattttggaaatcattcaaagcacgtaacacgttatcaatcaataatacaagtcatgaagtcaaggaaatatatcaaacaaggaacactttcatataagcacgcatgatatgcaagaaaacagttcaaaagtagctttggaaacattcaaaagtaaataatgtaagaaacatttcacaagtactttggaaatagtttagggtcactcacttCCATGGCTCaaaaaccatccatcatatatcattgccttgctcaaatccgagtcttagatcacaaacaaatcccttcaaagttcggacagcacttcccctaaatttctttacttttccagccatcaaggcttcattatatcctcagccagtcccaaaggttcacacacaacaacaagttcatccaatagccattcagcaagctccaagtagtactagtacaagtcaagctagggaaaagtctggaaatgaaagttaagctcaaaaccaacagttttgacgtcattttgcggtaatggcaccaaaagtactacgagtatcggatggaggtccaagacccaccgtttcgaagctaagaaccagggctacaaaaatgtagaaggtcactcattccaaatcccagtacaactaagtcaaatatgccaaataacaaaccagaaccgtaattacaggtttacaaattacactatgctgtaatcagtacaactcagtctaaacaggtccaaatgcagaaattccaaaggcatatggtagctaggacatcaagctacatttcatcagaagacctcaaccaccaaatccaaagcaattccagtaaaaacagacgattacaggcgcagttcggccatcctgatgaacccagaacagaaacagtaaaatcgacattcctcactctacactactccaaatgacctgaaattttacaggcacctcaaacacatcaatacctacaactttcatgttttaagcaaatgccaattcggcctctaaccatatgatccaaaaccggacagaattggggttatgaaaccctaacttcctcaaattccttccaaacccaaaattggttgcaattaccaatcatttacacctactagagtcattacccctccttaccaaccatcataaataaccacaacatcatgatcacatcaaaccagaaaattcctcaataaaataaaaacttaaccaattcatctcaaaccaagaaataaaccacaaatttcagcactttagcttccactaagcacatcttaagcttcattaagtgtaggaggaagtgtaatcaccacttacctagtaaacaagagagaaggagttgtagaacaccttagcttccttaaaaacttcaccaaacaacttactagcacctaatggaaggattttatggagtagaaacaattgtaagcaattggtttggatgatttgagctagttggaagcttaaaattggagaagttttctttcttcttgagcttaaggtaGCCGGCCAACATAGaaaaagaaatggtgaattttgagtcaattttgagatatttaatccaagggtaagaaaggtcaaaacaatgaatagttgtcttaaGCTTCCTCCAATGGcaatgtgacacttgtcactccattaagtgcatttctatccttttgtttcctctcacatcaatcacatctcattctctacttatctcttaacacccgataaattttacacagtatccgaaacttaaccttattggccgaatttttctgaactttcgcactagtgggtcccacgtccgatatatatatccttaatttctcaaaaactaaccgatactagaaaatcattttaaaactatttttgctcataaactttctctgggaatttttctaataaagaaaatgtagaaaaagcgggcgattaaataaaataaaccctagaaaattagaaaatttccgggttctcaaactcattttttttcggggtgtcacaaattgaacatcaattaagggaggagagtggttcttcacaactcaccttagccatacaagagatagagcaacaaatcaccttagctttccaaacaactccacaaaacacctcaagaccacttagcaaagagattttatggaatgatttggagttttattggttggatttgaagattgagcaagaaatagaaggaagaaattgagagcttttctttctttcttgagcaagaacattcggccaagaagcttgcaaaatgaagtgatttttgggccaatttgaattaaatggtaaagttatgaatagtagtcaaactcaagacttaatcttatggtgacacttgtcaccttttggttcaaaacttatctttttgtctctccaatacaaatatcttaacacattgtacaataatatcacttaatacaaaattccaacaagttgtcaaaaatataatgcatttaccgcactagcgggtcccacgttcaaaatacgctcttaatttctcaaaaactaaccgatactagaaaaatcattttaaaactatctttgctcataaactttatctggggaatttttctaataaagaaaatgtagaaaaggcgggcgattaaataaaataaaccctagaaaatgtgaaaatttccgggttctcacactcattcttttcggggcgtcacaatctcccctccttaaaagaatgtcgtcctcgacattccatcttgtaccaatcaagtcaagacatcccgcaaaaatcactaatatttcagaccaaacccacagtccggcatcctaaacttcaagcctaggatacactacagagatctgaagcctaagctctgaaaccaactgtgacagttctcagggtcacatcacggggtacctatcagcttgccacccgcacgcgggcatcccctacggagagtttcgcttcgtgactcttcacgaacgagaggctcgggcttttccagacgaaggacttaaagtcccaactgtcggcataaggctctgataccaactgtgacagccccacctccccctgaggcgaaccagagggttcggcgggccgcctgcccagctctcgccgggactcagtcgttcactacaatcctcaaatgaattacaagaataaacctcaaatattacaatataaatctccaatatacatcaaattctccaaaaattacatgtcataagcgaagcggaaacgattcccaactatacataaaatgattccaaatccaaattgtacaaaacataggccatctaatcacgtgcacaagtactacaagcccttccttcgccttgagccctgtggaggggaataaaatatttttggggtgagctaaaagctcagcaagtaaccagaaaaatcagtaatcaaatcggtttcacaatagttcatttcaatgatatcataaatcaatgatgtcataaatcaaatgataagtccaaaaacaatttcaacatttacaagacattaaatatggagtatcaataattcaagaaacatgtacaatggaaagcgatagtaacattcattaaaaggatacgggctcacatggagctattcgtttgttcgttcgttcccttGACAttcccccttattcctccaatcgtttgaaaatacatttttttgtaagtagaatccctcgttcatccttttgttcgttcatccccttttccggacgttgaccggactccacccatccgaccattggccggactccacccatccggacgtagccggactacaaggtaatactcgagtataccaaattcacccagggtcaccatatcgcccgaccgagtccgcttctggctcgagttgatcggtaacgaagggcagtggccagttcagccaaacggcttacattcatgcgcaactagcatttaatcattaatcattgaaaatttcatatttatttaggtcgagtgcgataaagtacacactcgcctagaaaactcgttttaacaatcatcgAAAGCACTTAACGCATTaccaatcaataataacaagccaataagtcaaggaatacagcaacaaggaacactcatatgcaagcacgcatgatatgcaagaaaactgttcaaaagtaactttggaaacagtttaaaagtaaataatgcaggaaacggttcataaataactttagaaatagtttgaggtcactcacctccatggctcagaaaccatccatcatataacattgccttgctcaaatccaagccttagttcacaaactcaatgcaaacaagtcctttcaaaattcggacagcacttcctcttatctttctttactttcccagccatcaaggcttcattatttcctcattccaacccaaaggtacacacacaacaacaagttcatccaatagccattcagcaagctccaagtagtactagtacaagtcaagctagggaaaagtccggaaatgaaagttaagatcaaaaccagaaaaacaggttttgatgtcattttccggtaatggtaccaaaggcgctacgattgttggatgaaggtgcaagacccaccgtttcgaagctaagagacagggctacaatattacagaaggtcactcaacccagtttcgagtgtaaccaggtcaaaaatgcaagataccataccagaatcacaaaaacagattcacagaacgcattctagcggaaacatcataaaacaggctatccaagtccaaatccagaaattccaaaaccagctgaaagataagaaacagggataaatttcatcagaagacctcaacaaccaattcggaagcaattccagccaaaacaaccaattacaggcgcaattcttacattcgggtaaaaccagaacagcaatagtaatttcaacttttctcattctacgctactccgattgacctgaaatttttaggcacctctaaatgtcattccctacaactttcatgttttaagccaaggccaattcggcctctaactaggacctaaaaattcggacagaatgctccttcaagaaccctagttttctgaaatttcttccaaaccagaaattggttgcaattaatcactttttccacctcctagagtcattatataccatttccaatcatcatagatagccacacaatcatgcttatattaaaacagaaaatccccaaaaataataaaacctcatcacttcaaccacaaatcaagaaataatccataaaagtgcatcttataccacctccaatcatgaattgaacatcaattaagggaggagagtggttcttcacaactcaccttagccacacaagagatagagcaacaaatcaccttagctttccaaacaactccacaaaacacctcaagaccacttagcaaagagattttatggaatgatttggagttttattggttggatttgaagattgagcaagaaatagaaggaagaaattgagagcttttctttctttcttgagcaagaacattcggccaagaagcttgcaaaatgaagtgatttttgggccaatttgaattaaatggtaaagttatgaatagtagtcaaactcaagacttaatcttatggtgacacttgtcaccttttggttcaaaacttatctttttgtctctccaatacaaatatcttaacacattgtacaataatatcacttaatacaaaattccaacaagttgtcaaaaatataatgcatttaccgcactagcaggtcccacgttcaaaatatgctcttaatttctcaaaaactaaccgatactagaaaaatcattttaaaactatctttgctcataaactttatctggggaatttttctaataaagaaaatgtagaaaaggcgggcgattaaataaaataaaccctagaaaatgtgaaaatttccgggttctcacactcattcttttcggggcgtcacatccAAAGCACCTACAAGGGCATATAACTCCTTGTCATAGGTCGAGTAGTTGATCGCCGCGCCATTTAGTTTCTCACTGAAGTAGGTGATTGGCTTCCCACCTTGCATTAGTATGGCTCTAACTCCAACACCTGATGCATCACATTCCACTTCAAAAGTGAGGTCAAAGTTAGGTACTGCAAGAagtggtgcatgtgtgagtttgtgtttgAGTAATTGGAAGGCCTTATCTTGTGCTTTCCCCCAAATGAACTTCTCATTCTTCTTCATGACCGTAGTGAGTGGTGCTGCAATGGTGCTGAAATCTCTCACAAAGCGGCGGTAGAAGCTAGCTAGTCCATGAAAACTGCGCACCTCACTAACAGAGGTAGGTGTCGGCCATTTTTGAATGGCCTTGACCTTCTTTTCATCTACATGGATACCTTGTACACTAATaacatagcctaaaaacaccACACAGTCAGTGCAAAAcgtgcacttcttaaggttggcATATTGCTTCTCCCTTCGAAGTACTTCAAAAACAGTTTTGAGGTGTTAAAGGTGTTCCTCTAAACTTCTACTatatatcaaaatatcatcaaaataaacaacaacaaattttccaaggaaaggtctcaaaacatggttcattaagcGCATGAAGGTACTAGGTCCATTAGTTAAACCGAAAGGCATTACTAACCACTCATAAAGACCATGTTTAGTTTTGAAAGCGGTTTTCCACTCATCTCtttctttcattcttatttGGTGGTAGCCATTTTTCAAGTCAattttggtaaaaataatggCACCATGCAGttcatctaacatatcatctaacctagggATAGGGTGAAGATACTTTACCGTGATAGCGTTGACTGCTCTACAGTCGGTGCACATTCTCCAGGTGTCATCCTTCTTTGGCACGAGAATCACTGGTATAGCACATGGACTTAGACTTTCTCGAGCCCAACCTTTCCTTAGTAGTTCCTCCACTTGCCTTTGCAACTCCTTTGTTTCCTCAGGGCCCATTCGATAGGCAGGTTTGTTAGGCAGTGGGATGCCCGGAATGAGGTCAATTTGGTGCTTGATTCCCCTTAGGGGTGGTAGTCCATTGGGCACGTCCTCAGAGAATATGTCCTCAAATTTCtgcaagagagagaaaatattGGGAGGTAAAGAGTTAGTAGGGATAGATGAGATGACCAACTCTTCTTTGCACACAAGTACAAGTAAGAGTTGGTTGGAAGACAAAGCTCACTTTACATCTTTGAATTTTGCTAGCAAGCTTAGCTTCcctttgttcttttctctcatGGCCGACCCATTTTTCTTCCCTAGAGGTTCGGCCCTattctctcctttttcttcctcaCCTTTTTCTCGCTTTTTCCTTTCAAGATCTAGCTCATACTCCTTTTACAATCTCATTTGATCTTCAAACACTTGTTTTGGGGTAAGGGGTACAAGAGTCACTTTTCTATTACAATGAGTGAAAACATATTTGTTAGCTCTTCCTTTTGAATTCGACATCTCGATCTTATTGCCAAGGTCACCCGAGTATGAGATGACTTGCTTGCATTGGCACAACATCGCACGCAGTTTCATCTTCATACTTGCCAATTTGGAATGGAACTTTTACTTGTCGAAACACATGGACTTCCCCTTCGTTGTTCAACCATTAAAGGCGATAAGGTCTAGGATGTTTGACAACTGGGAGCCCTAGATTTTCTACCGTGAGTAGACTAGCTACATTGGCACAACTCCCACTATCAATAACAATACTACAAACCTTATCCTTGATGTGACACCTTGTGTAGAAAAGATTGTCCCGTTGTACCTCCATTTCCTCCTTCTTGGCTCGCGTAGTAAGGACCTTTCGAACCACTAAGCAACCGATCTCCTCATGTGTAGGTATCTCCTCACttgaatcattttcttcctcctctaGAGGTGGCATTCCTTCATACTCCTCTTCCTCATCTGATACAACCTCCCCATTTGGCAACAATAGCATGGTCCTTTGGTTGGGGTATTGGGAGGCGATATGGCCAAAtccttgacacttaaagcacttGGTGTTTCGGCCACGAGGTTTGAAAGCTCCATTATTAGCCTTAAACTCGGTCTTGGCCGTTGCCTTGGAAGGAAAGACACTCGGCCTTGGAGGGTTAGAAGGAGCCGTGGCCTTCTCCTCTCTTTTTGGTTGAGGAGGGCGCCAATTTCCACCTTGGTATGTAGTGCTTTCTCGTGCactacccctcctcttgaggcaCCGTTCAACTGTGACCGCCTTTTCTAGCATTTCATTCATGTCGAGATAATGTTGGAGTTTCACTACTTCGGCAATCTTCGGCCTCAAACCATGCAAAAATCGAGCCATGGTGGTTTCGCTATCCTCATGCAAATCTGCCTTCATAATGGCCATCTCCATTTCCTTGTAATAATTCTAGACTGACAAGGACTCTTGGGTGAGAGCTTATAGCCGACGGTGTAAGTCTCGGCTATAGTAGCTCGGTACGAATCTCTTTCTTATTAGGCTCCTCATTTCTTCCCAAGTCTCCACGGGTCTCTCTCGATTTCTCCTTTGGCTTAGTCGTAATTGGTCCCACCAGATAGAGGTGTAGTCTGTGAATTCCACGGCTGTAAGTTTTACTTTTTGTTCTTCTGTGTAGGTGTGGCATTCATAGACTAGCTCAATCTTCCTTTCCCATTCCAAGTATGCTTCGGGATCTGACTTGCCTTGGAAGGAAGGAATTTTGAGTTTTTGACACCCTTAATGGCATCATCTCCTCGCCTTTGTGCATGTTGGTCAGTTTGGTACCTCCCTTCAAATGCTTCCTCCTCATCATTTGAGTATGCCGATTCTTTGCCTTTACTCGAGCTAGGTGGTAGCCTCGAGTTCTCCAACTGGTCAATCCTCTCATGCAAAGGCTCGATAGAGTTTTTAAGCATTCGCTTGAATTCCCCCATCATGGCTTCCAGTTGTAGTTTAAGGTCCATTGTTTGGTCACCAACTCCACTAGACATGCTTAGGTAAACctgcaaaagaaattaaacaaacGACTTcctgtctctttttttttccttttctcttttttttctataCAATGTATAGGTCACTCACGCTCGTGTTTCACTCTCTAATAGTCTCACAAGCAATTTCCTTAGGCTTGCTAGTTGCTCTGGTTGAGCAAACTAGAAATGACCGTAAGGATCGTttcttgactagtcaacaagtgacacaaGATAGCAGCAATGAATGGAACAATTATGAGGTGAACACGCTGATCAAGACCGAAATATTAAGACTAAGAAACTGGACACAAGATAGACCAACAACTCACGactgaaattttaagaaaatctAGACAAGACTCAAAGAAAGAGTGACTTATTGCTGGAAATCTGGTTTGCAATTTTCTTGGTATTTTTCGTCAAGACTTGCTGGGTTTTTGGTACGTTAAGGGTGCTATTTTGGTGTATTCATCAGACCTTAAAACTCAGCCAAATCAGG contains:
- the LOC113759837 gene encoding uncharacterized protein LOC113759837, giving the protein MEMAIMKADLHEDSETTMARFLHGLRPKIAEVVKLQHYLDMNEMLEKAVTVERCLKRRGSARESTTYQGGNWRPPQPKREEKATAPSNPPRPSVFPSKATAKTEFKANNGAFKPRGRNTKCFKCQGFGHIASQYPNQRTMLLLPNGEVVSDEEEEYEGMPPLEEEENDSSEEIPTHEEIGCLVVRKVLTTRAKKEEMEVQRDNLFYTRCHIKDKKFEDIFSEDVPNGLPPLRGIKHQIDLIPGIPLPNKPAYRMGPEETKELQRQVEELLRKGWARESLSPCAIPVILVPKKDDTWRMCTDCRAVNAITVKYLHPIPRLDDMLDELHGYVISVQGIHVDEKKVKAIQKWPTPTSVSEVRSFHGLASFYRRFVRDFSTIAAPLTTVMKKNEKFIWGKAQDKAFQLLKHKLTHAPLLAVPNFDLTFEVECDASGVGVRAILMQGGKPITYFSEKLNGAAINYSTYDKELYALVGALDVTPRKE